In the genome of Trypanosoma brucei gambiense DAL972 chromosome 11, complete sequence, the window TTGAAATTCTACTTGTACTTGACGCCTCTTCGTCACCCAACCTTTCCCAACACTTATGGCATGTGTGCATGTCCTGGTGGGGCAGTGTGGCAACCAACTTGGTGCACACTTTTTGACCGCACTAACAGATGAGGCACGCCGCTGCAGTGATGAAGATTATGCATCCCAAATTTCGGCTGATCATTTCCGTCCGGCACCAACACAAAAGGGAATCAGACGAGGAGGCGTAAGTAACGGCAACTCCGGTCATCATGACGAACCACCACTACCGCGCTCCGTCATGATTGATATGGAACCAAAAGTGGTCGAATCCGTCGTGACAGGCGTTAACGACGGAGGCGCATTCCAGGTACGAGCGGAGCAGTGCGTCACCCGGGACGAGGGAAGCGGGAACAACTGGGCGTTTGGATACTATGAGCAAGGAAGAAGTAGATGCGATGAGATCGTGGAATCCTTACGCCGGCAGAGTGAGGCGCGTGGGGCAGCTCATTCCTTTCATATCGTGCACAGTGTTGCAGGTGGAACCGGCTCGGGGGTGGGATGTTTGGTGTCCGACGCCATCCGGGTGGAGTTCCCACGAGCGCTTCTCCTCCACACGGCGGTGTGGCCGTTTGCCACCGGTGAGGTCGTAACGCAATGGTACAACTGCGTGTTGGCTATGAGTGCCCTACGCGAGAGTGCGGATGCTGTTTTCGTGGCGCATAATGATGACTTTGACGTCAGCGCGAGACCTTTGCAGAAGGCTGTCAACGGCCGAACAAGCGAAGTGAGCTTCGATACTATAAATCACGAAATtggccgcctcctcctcgacCTCCATCTTCCGAAGAAATTGTACCCGGTTCCCTCAACTGCCCCCGAGAAAAAACCTCACCCACAGTCAACGTTTCCGGCTTCTAGAACAACTTCCAGTACGGGTGCTATGGCGTCGCTTAGATGCGGAGGCCTCACAGACGTCGTGGAAGCGGTTGCACTAGACCCAGCACTGAAGTTCTTCTCTGGTTTAGCCCTTCCCGTGACTCCACCTGACAACCGTGTCGTTGCGCCAGAGGCAACGTCGTGGTACCCGCTGTTGTGTGAAGCATCTCGTCGAACCGGTGAGTTATTCGTACCGGCACCGTCTGGTGACAATAACACTAGCAACAACCTTTCCACCGCATTCATCGAGCAGCGGCCCCTCCTATGGAGTTTGC includes:
- a CDS encoding delta tubulin, putative, producing MACVHVLVGQCGNQLGAHFLTALTDEARRCSDEDYASQISADHFRPAPTQKGIRRGGVSNGNSGHHDEPPLPRSVMIDMEPKVVESVVTGVNDGGAFQVRAEQCVTRDEGSGNNWAFGYYEQGRSRCDEIVESLRRQSEARGAAHSFHIVHSVAGGTGSGVGCLVSDAIRVEFPRALLLHTAVWPFATGEVVTQWYNCVLAMSALRESADAVFVAHNDDFDVSARPLQKAVNGRTSEVSFDTINHEIGRLLLDLHLPKKLYPVPSTAPEKKPHPQSTFPASRTTSSTGAMASLRCGGLTDVVEAVALDPALKFFSGLALPVTPPDNRVVAPEATSWYPLLCEASRRTGELFVPAPSGDNNTSNNLSTAFIEQRPLLWSLRGPAACSEGLAHLREVLSRSTPTHDGRELYVPPSALLLHEERLLGRRAHVSVFGPTHNIGLRLASALERAEDLLRVSAYVHHFSRYGVGEEELRDAVVRMWDTAAAYGAA